A genomic region of Mesobacillus jeotgali contains the following coding sequences:
- a CDS encoding proline dehydrogenase family protein has product MAIARDFFMALSKNQLLNASAKKWGFKLGAGKVVAGTDTDGMIQSVKNLNSHGISATVDHLGEFVYSENEAIEAKENVLKTLQAIKHSNVDAHLSIKLTQLGLDVDQDFCLKNMQEIMKAAKENGIFVNIDMEDYSHLQMTFDIIKQLQVEYDNIGTVIQAYLFRSENDIENLKHMRLRLVKGAYKENEKVSLQKKEEIDKNYLRLIKKRLEHPGFTSIATHDHNVINEVKQFVMENDIPKDKFEFQMLYGFRTDMQLELVEEGYSFCTYVPYGHDWYGYFMRRLAERPQNLNLVLKSLVAR; this is encoded by the coding sequence GTGGCTATAGCGAGAGATTTTTTCATGGCGTTGTCAAAAAATCAGTTATTAAATGCTAGTGCAAAAAAATGGGGATTTAAACTCGGGGCGGGAAAAGTTGTTGCAGGAACGGACACAGATGGAATGATCCAATCAGTGAAGAATTTAAACTCTCACGGTATTAGTGCTACAGTAGACCATCTAGGTGAATTTGTTTATTCTGAGAATGAAGCAATAGAGGCCAAAGAGAATGTCCTAAAAACATTGCAAGCCATTAAACATTCAAATGTTGACGCACACTTATCAATTAAATTAACGCAGCTGGGATTAGATGTTGATCAAGACTTTTGCCTGAAAAATATGCAGGAAATAATGAAAGCCGCAAAAGAAAACGGAATTTTTGTGAATATAGATATGGAAGATTACAGTCATCTCCAAATGACCTTTGATATAATAAAACAGCTACAAGTTGAATACGACAATATCGGTACAGTCATTCAAGCCTATCTCTTCAGGTCTGAAAACGATATTGAAAATTTAAAACATATGCGGCTTAGACTCGTAAAAGGCGCATATAAAGAAAATGAAAAAGTATCTTTGCAGAAAAAAGAAGAAATTGATAAGAACTATCTTCGACTAATCAAAAAGCGACTGGAACATCCAGGCTTCACATCGATCGCCACACATGATCATAATGTTATAAATGAAGTAAAACAATTTGTGATGGAGAATGATATCCCGAAAGATAAGTTTGAATTCCAAATGCTATATGGTTTCCGGACAGATATGCAGCTAGAACTAGTAGAAGAAGGATATTCCTTCTGTACCTACGTTCCATATGGACATGACTGGTATGGATATTTCATGAGAAGACTAGCAGAACGCCCACAAAACCTGAACCTAGTTTTGAAGAGTTTAGTGGCGAGATAA
- a CDS encoding nitroreductase family protein, protein MSNRKSVIETMKGRQSIRTYDTKRLSEMDYKRIKEYIAAEDNLIGPFGNKGRIELVQITNNVSEKGIKLGTYGFIKNPQVYLVGLCENKKYSLLEFAFTFHKLVIYLTELGLGTCWMGGTFSRNSFERELQLAEGEFIPCITPSGYPQQKQRVFDKALRYVVKADNKKPWNQLVFDGNFANQLDKANAAQFEIPIEMVRLGPSASNKQPWRIVLSEDRQKCHFYIEHTPNYSTRLGYDMQILDIGIAMAQFELACDELEIKGRWEVADPGLELLNSVTEYMVSWMQD, encoded by the coding sequence ATGAGTAATAGAAAATCGGTTATAGAAACGATGAAAGGTCGTCAATCGATCAGAACATATGATACAAAAAGGCTATCTGAAATGGATTACAAAAGGATCAAAGAATACATAGCAGCTGAAGATAATTTGATAGGACCTTTTGGCAATAAAGGCCGAATAGAACTTGTTCAGATTACCAACAATGTATCAGAAAAAGGAATCAAGCTTGGAACTTATGGGTTTATTAAAAACCCGCAGGTCTATTTGGTCGGTCTGTGTGAAAATAAGAAATACTCCTTGCTGGAATTCGCCTTTACATTTCATAAGCTGGTGATTTACTTGACTGAGCTTGGACTGGGAACTTGCTGGATGGGCGGCACCTTCAGCAGGAATTCCTTTGAAAGAGAACTTCAGCTTGCAGAAGGAGAGTTTATTCCATGTATCACGCCATCGGGCTATCCTCAACAAAAGCAAAGAGTTTTCGATAAAGCACTGCGTTATGTAGTAAAAGCTGATAATAAAAAACCGTGGAATCAGTTGGTTTTTGACGGGAATTTTGCAAATCAGCTTGATAAAGCAAATGCCGCACAATTTGAAATTCCCATCGAGATGGTCAGGTTGGGGCCTTCTGCATCAAACAAGCAGCCATGGAGAATAGTATTGTCGGAAGACCGGCAAAAGTGCCATTTTTATATCGAGCATACCCCGAATTACAGCACAAGGCTGGGATATGATATGCAAATACTCGATATTGGCATTGCGATGGCTCAGTTTGAGTTAGCATGCGATGAACTGGAAATTAAGGGTCGGTGGGAAGTCGCTGACCCCGGTCTAGAGCTTCTGAACAGTGTGACAGAATATATGGTTAGCTGGATGCAGGATTAA